The genomic interval CGAAAAATGTCatcaaatgtttgaaattgtaACATAATAATAGTCTTCGATAATGCATGGATCTTGTTGACAGTTTCACCACTTGTCAGCAAAATTTCTTTAGCTGAATATGGCGCTGTTGTAACTTTCAGGGTAAAACTTCACAAAACCACCATATTCAGCTATGGTGTCGCTTTTGTAGCTTTCAGGGTAAACTAGTACGTCGTCCCATGCCCTATTCTATCACCACAATAGTGTGCACTGTCGAGTTTTGCAGCATTCGTCTTAAGTTTCCTAGTAAAGAGAAGTGCTGATAGGACATGGATTTTGTTGGTCTTTGCTTCAattgtcagcaaattttccATAGCTGAAAACGGCCCTGCTGTAGTTTTCAGGGTAAAACTTCATGAAAAAACCATATTCAGCTATGAAAAGTAGGATAATGCTTTTGTAGTTTTCCGGGTAGATTGATACGTCGTATCCCACGCCCTATTTCGAACTGAATATCTAACTATCTATCTAActaattctattacatttcgtcGTAAAACTACTCATCTCAGCGTTCTACATTTCCTTGCGAACCAACTtgacatttcacagataataGAGCATGGGACGACGTACTAGTTTACACTGAAAACTACGAAAGCGCCATCCTTGTTCTCATAGCTGAATGCGGTTGTTTCGCGAAGTCTTACACTGAAAACTACCAAAGCGCCATATTCAGCTAAAGATAATTTTCTGAcaagtggtgaaaacgtcaacAAGGTCCACGCCCTATATACCcgagtgaagttatttcaccgaaaaatcaaacgaataaaatactgGAAAAAGTTACTTGCGTATCTGATTCGTAGAAACTTCGTTCAGGCAACAACTCGccaaattgcctaaaaacaaatGTCCAAAACAGAtcctcaaaaatattttcctgtaATGGGGCGTAAAGGCACCGAAACATGAAAGAATCTTGGCGCCTCTTCAGGCCCGCGGAGGCTTTCTATGATGACGTTAGCTGCAAAACCAACTTGTACAACGAGGTGTATACTTATACACTTTACAATCGATAACTAAAATTGGCAAACACCATTAATGCAAATGTCATTGTTTTCGATACAAGTGCTGAAAAGTACAGCAAATATTTGGTGGTGTCATGGGTTTTGTTGACTCTGGCGAAAACTCTTCAGAAAAATCTGTCTTATCGACATCGCAACTTTCTATATTGTAGCTGTCAATCGCGAAAAGTGACAACAAACAACTCACTGTCTAGAGGttctttgaaaaattagaaGTCCAAGACATCGGACAGTGTTTCTGTCGTTTCTTGACATTGAAAACGCACACACAACTAAAGTAATGTAAGGTGAGCGATTGCTAGAGTGCCTTTCATAAAAACTACGGCAGCCCtcaatttgtttgtttccCAGGCGCAGATCCACTTATGAGCGGTCGTCGCGATCGACCGAGTCAGAaggaaaaacgaaataaaacgaaaaataatttgtttttattaacaaaCGGCTGTAACACTCAATGCTCCCCTACTactaacaaaaaacaatgttaACCTTGGTGGCTAGAAAAAATACgataacaaaatgtaaaatgatgATAATAAATCATAATCAGAGATACTCGCGGTTAAACTGTAATATCAGATCGTAGAACTTAATTTAATTGTCATGTCTACCACTCACTTCTCCCTATTAAAATCATAATAATTCACATTAAATTGGTTGCGTCTGACGTTGGTAATAGTAAATAAGTTCTCATACCTGAGTCAACTGTTCGGTTGTGGTTAATAGCCTTGCAATGGGACTACAGCAATTCGGTAGTGTGTCAAGTAGAGTCGGTCTCGAATGCGTCAGGAACGGTTTCATGtaactaaaaaatttcattttttttatttctctacCCGATAGGAAGGCTCCATGTATTGCACTCACTTTCTATCGAAATTTCCCCATACGCGTGCAAGCACAGCTTTTTCATGAGATCGTGGTGGTTGTGCTGCTGCTGGTTGTGGTTGTACAGCTTCTGTTTCTCCATTTTCTAAATCCTATGTGaaaaacaaagatttttattttagcaAGTTTGACGGTGACGTTCCGAatcaaacaagaaaaatgaaagtgcCTGGTGAAGGGGTTAAGGAAAATCGAAACGAGTCACTTGTTCTGTAAATTGGCAGAAGTTATGCGATGCACTGGTATCGGTTTCACGAGGGGAAAATGCATCGGGAAAACGTTCCGACATGATTCTCAAGGAATTTTTTGATGTCATATTCTTCGGGAGCctttgaatgaaatgaaatttgatgttCTCGGGTGAAATGTTGCCCTCTGactccaacttttttttccgcTTGGTGaacaaaatactattcgtGATTCACTATGATTCATAATAGTTTCTGATATCAAGACATTGGGATATTGTAAACTCGTCAGTTACGACCCCCTTTTATTTCAGTTACGAGCCGCTGGTTCTATCTCAAGCACACATTTGTTTGACTCAATTTTTACTGCTCGTAAAATGATGGGCGCCTGTTACCTGTTACCCCGTTACTTTCATCACTCAGAAGGTGTATCTGCCTGGAAAAACATGTAACCTTTGTATGAAATACGACGCAGCCGGCAGCCgttcaatttaattgatttccgAACTGATTCAGTTGACTTGGTGCTTTGTGTTGTAGTAATCATGACCGTACGtcagtaagcgggcgtgacgcaagttaTCTTACTacaaagaaatgtcaattttttttagtgactAAGGATATACATTTCTGCCATTGGCCTCaatgacgcaatttttttggggtaaaattttcttcgtgaaaatttttgagttcagagaaggacttgcgtcacatgtACCTTCaacggttttttttactgaaataGACTAAATGAAAAGCATCGGGTTGGATTCAACGATTGGCGACCTGTCTATGTGCAATACGTGACAATACTTCTACAAAACACACGATtacatttaaacaaatgaaacaaCGTACCCCAGTTGTATTCTCCATAGAATTGTAAAGCTAATACAATGCGCAGGTAGAACATTAGAAATGAATTCAGTTCAACAATCAAAATCCTACTTACACTTCTTATCGACTGATAGTTGAGGGCTTCATTTTCGTCGTCAACGCCAACTCTATTGTGTGTGCAAAGAAAATGATCGTTTGTAAATGCGAAACCGAGTCTCTGATCACCGACATTTCTACTTACGGAATTTTCAGCCACTTCAGGAGGAAATTGGATGCTCCGCCCTGGCATATCACCGTGACGATGACAATCATTGACGTGGTTGTCAGCATGGCTTGTCGTGCTTCGGACACGGTATTTCGGAACGCAAGACTGAACGACATGGCACCTCTCAGTCCGGCAAAGAAGAGCATGTGTTGGAAATTCATCGAAATCTTCGGTTTTCGACCCAAGTTCAGCAGAAATGCAAGAGGATAAATGTTTGCCGCCCGGCCAATTGCTGCACACACCTGAcaatattaaatggattaGAGGGCCAGTTGACTAAaaagaagagttttttttagtacaaATCCAGCTGTTAAGAACCACGGATCGAAATGATGCTTCGGGAAGGTGAACATGCTGACGCCAATgtaggaaaatatgaaattttcggCTAAGAAATTCAACAATTCAAATATCTGCTTCGTCCGAAGTCGTGAATCATCCGACAAATTGTTGTACGTGTAATGGGCCTGGCATATTCCACAAAATAGAACCGACACCACTCCGGTCAGTTCCGTTGCTTCGGCAATCAAAAATGTACTGTACGACATCAGCACGAACAGGGCCGATTCGAGTAGTGGAAAATCCTTGACGCGAGTAAATTTCGTCAGCAATGCCGTGATGCAACCCATTGCGGCGCCAATAATTAGCGACAACATAAAAATTCCACCGAAATTCCCCAAGGCTTTGAAGAATGCATTCAACTCGAATCCACCGGTGCTCGAATAATGTTTGCCGTAATTTTGTATCGCTCTGTCAACAGAACGTTTATTACGAAACGCGTGACacaataatcaaattttaatcaacaaaCCCGCTGAGGACTATCGCCACTGCGTCATTCAGAACACTCTCACCAAACACCAGCGCATACAAATTTACATCGACCTGTAAGTCACTAAAAATGGCCAATATTGTCAGTGGGTCTGTGGGTGATATCAGCGCACCGAAAAATAATGTATCCAGGAAAGTGAAACTGTTGCTCAGCGCTGCCGGCCACAGTTTAACAGCTCCGTACATTAAAACGCCAATTAAAAATGCGGATATGGTGGTTCCAATAATAGCGAATGTAAGAATGGCCCCAAGGTTACGAAAGAAGTATTTCTGCGGTTGGGAAGTTTAGAACACCTCGTCACCTTTATCGTTTCGCTAGGACGAATTTTGAGTACTAAAAGATCCGCTCGATAGTCTGAAATGCCCAAAATGAAAAGCACGGAAAACTGTATTTTAACGGTTGTAGTCGTCCAACCACTCGCCACTCGAATAGATTGTgtaatttgttcattttacCGCATTTTAGTACGTTTTTAGTACAGCGCTGCTGTAAAGTCGATCTGTAAATTTCACATGAGATGTGCGTAGCTCGGTCTGTAAAATGATGAGTTGTGTTGGTGCATACATCTCACAATCCACGCTCTatacagttttcgatgatcttCATTTTTCCGACACAACGAAACCGCCGACCTTCAAGTACTTCAAAATCGATACGTCATATTGTTGAAGCACTTACCCGCTTGAGAGAGTACCCggcataaaatataattggcGGCAAAATGATATTGAAGAATATTTCCGGGTCGAATGTTGCCTTCAGATCCATTTCGTTATCTTCCAGCTGAACGACCTGACCTCGAAATGTGTAGGCGTACGTCTCGTTTggtattttgttttgatggtCTGGTTGCAGCTTTCCAGGAAACTGGAagatttgtttcgtttcattATGTTTCAGATTGAGAGTTGTCCACACAGTGTGGACGTGACCTTCACACTTACTTTCAGCCATAACGTGTCCGGTGGTAAACTTTGATTGAACTTTGTGTCATTGTCTGCCTGAACATTTAAATGGATGACTGGTGTAGTCGTTCCAGCGTATCTGATTATGGCACCAACAATGAGACCTGTAATGGGTTTGTAATGAGCAAACGTAAAGGATGATTTAAGAAAATCTAGATAGATAGAAAGAGAGAGACAGAGAGCACCAAGGATAATAAAGTGATGCTCTTGAAACACTTGGAGCAAATCACAGTGTGTCCTGGTGGAACAGACACAATATTCTATGCTGGTCCTCGAGActtccgaaaaaaaatattgtcgaaCGCGATACTATCACGATGATCTACACCTACCGACATAAGTACCAAAAACCTAGTAAATGAAATTCCTAACAAATGTAGAGCTAACCTCATCGGCATTGATGTAAAGTTTATTCCGAGTGAGTGTTTCTTGATAAAGTCAGTTACGAGCTCGCTTCCAGTTACGAGCTCGCTTCCAGTTACGAGCTCGCTTCCCAGTTACGAGCTCGCTTCCAGTTACGAGCTCGCTTCCAGTTACGAGCTCGCTTCCAGTTACGAGCTCGCTTCCAGTTACGAGCTCGCTTCCCAGTTACGAGcactgaaaaagaaaactgagTCACCACGAAATACAGGAGGTAAAACTAGGGGCGCGTAACTAATAGTCGTTTGTTCAACAAGGGAAGAAACGTTGGATATTATATTTCGATGGTGTTGTTTGTGACCAGAGCATAGCGAGTCCTATAacccgaaaaaaaataaattttcaactttttcccgAGGTGAACAGCCACGTTTTCCACaacaaaagcttccgaaaattgagccgaggggagaaaataactACTTTCTCGCCAgcgttgtgaaaaataaatagagCTCATAGCTGGCCTGCACACTCTATAATGGATGTAACTTTCAATTTGTCAGCTAGCTAAGCAAAATGCTGTTTCGCATCTTTCTATAAATCCGGTACACAATTGAATCTATCATTGAATCTATACGTTCCATACGTAGCTCGCAATCTACGTAGTTTTGTTTACCTACTCTTGTTAAGtatttgtttagttgaaaGTGTCCGGTAACTACACCAGTGTCTTAGAATATATCatgaaatattcatttcaatatCTAGACTAAACAATGATGGATAACATTCCATTCTCAGAtatattacattacattatgGTAAACTGTTCTCACGATTCGCGTTGTGCATTGATGTTGTGTGGTTGGAGAGACTCAGTGAGTCAATGTATCAGAACGGAGAAGGAAAGTGTGTCCACTAAAATGCGCTATAATGATAAGGGTTGATTCATTTTCGCTTTGTCAGTTGGCAACGCTTTTGTAAATCCAAGCGTTTAGTACGACGTAAGCTTATAAATGTCAAAAAGCCTGGCGCGAAAACTACGTCGAAACGCTGATTTGAATTGTTTATATGGGAGTTCACCAAGTGTGAcgtatttgtttttttttagatgaatGAGAGACAGTTTTTGCTCCGTTTGTATCTTTTGTCAAGTATGATCTAATTGTCCCCAAAATGCCTTCCCCCAAATATATTTGTGTAACAGGCGCAACTTATAAAAttataacttataattttATAACTGAAAATCGCAATCACCCTACAGATCGATGAAAAGAGAGGATTCGCTCAGTTCCGCTGTGGCCACGGCAGTGTAAAGTTAATTTGGCAAAAGCAGTCGATTTGACAAGCGGCCTAATGCCTAATGCATGAAACGAATATACGTGAATGTATTTACGTCCTCTGAACATTCCTAGTTTACTTTAAGTGTCCAtaccactcaacaaaaagtactccccgagagagccgtgagagagcaagctgtcaaataaacaaagaaaaaattgaaaaaattcagttttatctctcacacggagtactttttggtaagaggaaactaagcattactctgccgtgatttaACGCAATGGAAAAGAATGAGATATATTGACGAAGAGTGAGTTATCTACAACTGTGCTATGGGAGCAATGTAAATTGAGAGAGCGAAACTCGCTCTACGAAGATACTGTGTGTGCATGAAATTGGATTAATAATGTCGAAAATAGAGCTTCTTCATTTTCTCACACTGTACATTGGTACTTTTTGTTTAATATAGACAATGTGTCATATTGagtacaaacaaaattgattcatCGTCGTCGAATTTTTCAGCAGTAATTTAGCCACAGTTTTACACTGCAGTTAACTATTAAATTACTTTGCTTTGTTTTTACATAACAAAATTGcgacgaattttatttttattgcgaATCACCCAACATACCGAACATATAACATTACCTAACCATTCAATATGTTACGATGATAGAAAACCATGGAAGTGATAATAGAAAAAATCAATAACAAACAATGTTGTCTACAATGTACTGAATTTACCATATATCACAGCCAATCCTGTCTCGTGCAGCCAGGAGACCCGATGATGTTTGAATAACCAAATTGTCAACACGGTCAATGTCAGCAAAAAAGTGTACAACAATAGGTTCAAACTATCTATTCGATGATTAAAATTTGCTTTTGCATCTAATTCAATGTCTGTGGCTTCACTGTTACAAAAGATGAGCCAATTATCACATATGTACACTAAACTAACTAATATAGCAACTGGAAAAGGTTTATTTAGTCGGAACATTTTCgacttttctttcaatttggaattggaaaattgttattttgatagTATAGATTCTGTGAATACTATTAATGTTATTAATACAGGTCTTGTCGACAAAAAGTTTCCATCGCACTTGACAGATGATACCAatctaccaaaaaaaaaccaatcaGCTGTTCCGTCACTTTTTATCACGGTCACTGTTTCAAAATGTATTCTATCTTCGTCTCTTTTTAATGACAGACGTTATTCCATCGTCCCagtagaaaaaaacattttgctattaACATTATTGGTATCATTGGTATACGTACAGACTCAGCACCAAATTCAAATGTCTGTTAAAATGTGCCACATTTGTCGTTTAAAAACATTCCATAACTGTCGGTACAATTCACCCATTCACCATTTTGTGTCGCGATAATTTAAATGGTTCAATGACAACTCTGGTACccaaaaattcgttttgttcTGATTTGGCCCCAAGTACTGATAGCTTGGTGAATTGTTTCCCGTTATGGGATATGGCATACATTGTATGAGTAAACTGTTCGGGGTGTATGAGAATATATTGgtcaatgtgtttttgtttaaatcagaGAATAACCAATAAAGCAACGcatttcaagcaaaagtggtcaaagtcgacagctgtcaaatagcgTACTATTGTGTATGGAATTGTTTTTAACACACTATCACCGGTCAGTatcctatttagagtaccactcatacTCGAAGTTCGTTGGACAAGGTTAAAAGGTTGCACAGAAGATAAGAAGATTGTCAAGCCGAGACGAAGtcaagattttatgtacggCAGTTGGATTCTCAATTTTGCAGAGGTCACTTTTACGATTTCACTGAAAAATCGACGACACGAAAAACGACGACTTCCGAAAAAACGGCGAGTTCCTGAAGAAAAGTTAGtcgtcgccgtttcttcaagAACTTATCTTTCCTCCGGGAAGACGTCATTTCTTCTCGTCATTTTAACATTTCGTACAAGGAATATAAAAggaatattaaatgaaaaaaaaggtgaGTTGACTACTCGCCGCTTCTTTAGGAACTCAcagtttcttcagaaagtcgtcGTTTCTCGTATCGAGCTCAGTGCAAGCAGCAAGCATACGATTGGTCAGCCTTGGCTTCGCCTCGAgatgacaattttcacatgtATTGCGCGTTAGGAGCacatgtcaaatttcatccacagaaggcaaccacaagtttcaggttgacgaaaattataacgaaaaatgtgcaaagaaatttgttgacatttaggttatgttcatctctgtggatgaaatcgttttCGTTCgtattgtcaaagttcgggtttacagttaaTTATAACAAACATATACATACAGACTCGCTCTAGCGACTCTAGCGATTTCAGaatgtgagaaaaatgtaaCCTGAAAGCATGCCAATCGTCAATGGTGGTGAAACGACGAGGACAACACTGACGGTTCGAAATACATGTGGTATATAAAACACATTCCGAGGTCAATAGTTACTTGACCGACATTGccattccaaaatttaaattttttgtctcaaatttttctccgttttttcaatttgaaaaatccatttttttatccaattttattttaatttattgatctAAAAAATTCATACCAAATTCCTATAAGTAAATTTTCCAATGTAATTTATCATACACCCACATGAATGGTTTCACACACTCTTTTATTTGAGtccttttttagaatttattcttttcatttatcCTTCGTCTTGTTTCACAGTTTTATTGCCCAGCCCAAGTCTTTTGTCAGGCGAGCACTGTTCCACACTCAATCTAAATCTAAAATTAGATTGGTTGATCTAAACGGTCGAGAAGATAAATATAAACTATAGTGTTCCCAAGAGTGTTCAAGCGCGATGAGAAAGTAGTTTGATACATGTGCTGTCGCATACGTAATTCAATTTGcattaaaatatatattcgtctgtgatgcatttttttatacGAAAAGCCCTACGAAATCTGTGTACATCAGGACAATATATAATTGATTTCCCCATGCTTGAGTAGCTGTAGCCCCGTTTTCTCGATAGAACTTTTAAAAAGAAAGCTTGAGTTAGAGCATATAGAGAccggaatatttttttcatgcgTTGGTAACATTTGAGGAAGTGTAATGCCATATATTGCATATCTTCTTCAAGAAATCTAGCGCATTAcagcgatttttttaataacaatGAGTTTTTGATATTTAACCGCATCAAATCAATATTTcctaaacacaaaaatttcatccgaCGAACACACAAATTCAGTAGCACCGACTTCCATTTGAGGCGGGGATGTCGAGTTTCCCTTTAGTTTAAAttactttaatttttactGCAGCTCCACACAGCGACGTACGTACGtgtcgaatttcttttgttctatttcaAATATAACATTTAGAACAAAAGGAATTTGATACGTCTCTGCTGAGTGTACTCAGTGAACACTTTCAGAGTAATTTGGGCGAAAAGTTGATCAGTGAACACTTTCAgtccattaaggctgctaatggtattattggtaccaaaatactactctatttgacgtgtaaaaacctctattaccctgctaggtgctttgacacgtataaaaaatatttgataactGAACTACCGAATGTAGTTATTTTTAACTggaattgagaaatttttaagattGAAATTCCTCTCCCATTGTTTTGTTCACTTTATTGAGTAGGTTAAATATGAATTCCGTTACAGCAATTtatgtttcaaattgtttatgAATCAAAGCTTTAGCACAAAAATAGAGCTTTTTTACCGAATGCGCAGACACCGACATGAAATCAAAGAACGAAAAGTGATTTCCTTTGAATGGTTAACAATGTTGTATACGTTGGTGGTGCAAAAGAATGTTTTTAAAGCTTTTCATGGTcgatatattttcttttatgttcGAATGTTCATTGAAATGAAGTATTGTTTGATAGCATCGTTTCGTCAGTTGTAAAGCGACTGTTGAATTCGTTACATCTGCTACGAAGTGAGTTAAattaacgaatgaaatttgaatccGGAAAAGGGTCTGTTGTTAAATAAAGTGGAAATTATAATTGGTTGAGCACTGAAggatttattaattaattccgttaaaatt from Bradysia coprophila strain Holo2 unplaced genomic scaffold, BU_Bcop_v1 contig_732, whole genome shotgun sequence carries:
- the LOC119084097 gene encoding sodium/hydrogen exchanger 7 isoform X7, with the protein product MFRLNKPFPVAILVSLVYICDNWLIFCNSEATDIELDAKANFNHRIDSLNLLLYTFLLTLTVLTIWLFKHHRVSWLHETGLAVIYGLIVGAIIRYAGTTTPVIHLNVQADNDTKFNQSLPPDTLWLKFPGKLQPDHQNKIPNETYAYTFRGQVVQLEDNEMDLKATFDPEIFFNIILPPIIFYAGYSLKRKYFFRNLGAILTFAIIGTTISAFLIGVLMYGAVKLWPAALSNSFTFLDTLFFGALISPTDPLTILAIFSDLQVDVNLYALVFGESVLNDAVAIVLSGAIQNYGKHYSSTGGFELNAFFKALGNFGGIFMLSLIIGAAMGCITALLTKFTRVKDFPLLESALFVLMSYSTFLIAEATELTGVVSVLFCGICQAHYTYNNLSDDSRLRTKQIFELLNFLAENFIFSYIGVSMFTFPKHHFDPWFLTAGFVCAAIGRAANIYPLAFLLNLGRKPKISMNFQHMLFFAGLRGAMSFSLAFRNTVSEARQAMLTTTSMIVIVTVICQGGASNFLLKWLKIPVGVDDENEALNYQSIRSLYNSMENTTGDLENGETEAVQPQPAAAQPPRSHEKAVLARVWGNFDRNYMKPFLTHSRPTLLDTLPNCCSPIARLLTTTEQLTQGEVSGRHDN
- the LOC119084097 gene encoding sodium/hydrogen exchanger 6 isoform X4, with protein sequence MFRLNKPFPVAILVSLVYICDNWLIFCNSEATDIELDAKANFNHRIDSLNLLLYTFLLTLTVLTIWLFKHHRVSWLHETGLAVIYGLIVGAIIRYAGTTTPVIHLNVQADNDTKFNQSLPPDTLWLKFPGKLQPDHQNKIPNETYAYTFRGQVVQLEDNEMDLKATFDPEIFFNIILPPIIFYAGYSLKRKYFFRNLGAILTFAIIGTTISAFLIGVLMYGAVKLWPAALSNSFTFLDTLFFGALISPTDPLTILAIFSDLQVDVNLYALVFGESVLNDAVAIVLSGAIQNYGKHYSSTGGFELNAFFKALGNFGGIFMLSLIIGAAMGCITALLTKFTRVKDFPLLESALFVLMSYSTFLIAEATELTGVVSVLFCGICQAHYTYNNLSDDSRLRTKQIFELLNFLAENFIFSYIGVSMFTFPKHHFDPWFLTAGFVCAAIGRAANIYPLAFLLNLGRKPKISMNFQHMLFFAGLRGAMSFSLAFRNTVSEARQAMLTTTSMIVIVTVICQGGASNFLLKWLKIPVGVDDENEALNYQSIRSLYNSMENTTGDLENGETEAVQPQPAAAQPPRSHEKAVLARVWGNFDRNYMKPFLTHSRPTLLDTLPNCCSPIARLLTTTEQLTQERDIRHADSDSDLCINSNDNWGNASGNQHRNSIGRIWRVGDSPRLRLEL
- the LOC119084097 gene encoding sodium/hydrogen exchanger 7 isoform X5 is translated as MFRLNKPFPVAILVSLVYICDNWLIFCNSEATDIELDAKANFNHRIDSLNLLLYTFLLTLTVLTIWLFKHHRVSWLHETGLAVIYGLIVGAIIRYAGTTTPVIHLNVQADNDTKFNQSLPPDTLWLKFPGKLQPDHQNKIPNETYAYTFRGQVVQLEDNEMDLKATFDPEIFFNIILPPIIFYAGYSLKRKYFFRNLGAILTFAIIGTTISAFLIGVLMYGAVKLWPAALSNSFTFLDTLFFGALISPTDPLTILAIFSDLQVDVNLYALVFGESVLNDAVAIVLSGAIQNYGKHYSSTGGFELNAFFKALGNFGGIFMLSLIIGAAMGCITALLTKFTRVKDFPLLESALFVLMSYSTFLIAEATELTGVVSVLFCGICQAHYTYNNLSDDSRLRTKQIFELLNFLAENFIFSYIGVSMFTFPKHHFDPWFLTAGFVCAAIGRAANIYPLAFLLNLGRKPKISMNFQHMLFFAGLRGAMSFSLAFRNTVSEARQAMLTTTSMIVIVTVICQGGASNFLLKWLKIPVGVDDENEALNYQSIRSLYNSMENTTGDLENGETEAVQPQPAAAQPPRSHEKAVLARVWGNFDRNYMKPFLTHSRPTLLDTLPNCCSPIARLLTTTEQLTQERDIRHADSDSDLCINSNDNWGNASGNQHRNSIGRVKV
- the LOC119084097 gene encoding sodium/hydrogen exchanger 6 isoform X3 translates to MFRLNKPFPVAILVSLVYICDNWLIFCNSEATDIELDAKANFNHRIDSLNLLLYTFLLTLTVLTIWLFKHHRVSWLHETGLAVIYGLIVGAIIRYAGTTTPVIHLNVQADNDTKFNQSLPPDTLWLKFPGKLQPDHQNKIPNETYAYTFRGQVVQLEDNEMDLKATFDPEIFFNIILPPIIFYAGYSLKRKYFFRNLGAILTFAIIGTTISAFLIGVLMYGAVKLWPAALSNSFTFLDTLFFGALISPTDPLTILAIFSDLQVDVNLYALVFGESVLNDAVAIVLSGAIQNYGKHYSSTGGFELNAFFKALGNFGGIFMLSLIIGAAMGCITALLTKFTRVKDFPLLESALFVLMSYSTFLIAEATELTGVVSVLFCGICQAHYTYNNLSDDSRLRTKQIFELLNFLAENFIFSYIGVSMFTFPKHHFDPWFLTAGFVCAAIGRAANIYPLAFLLNLGRKPKISMNFQHMLFFAGLRGAMSFSLAFRNTVSEARQAMLTTTSMIVIVTVICQGGASNFLLKWLKIPVGVDDENEALNYQSIRSDLENGETEAVQPQPAAAQPPRSHEKAVLARVWGNFDRNYMKPFLTHSRPTLLDTLPNCCSPIARLLTTTEQLTQERDIRHADSDSDLCINSNDNWGNASGNQHRNSIGRLEILETIECPVATRVRLSGIYGKNL
- the LOC119084097 gene encoding sodium/hydrogen exchanger 6 isoform X1, which translates into the protein MFRLNKPFPVAILVSLVYICDNWLIFCNSEATDIELDAKANFNHRIDSLNLLLYTFLLTLTVLTIWLFKHHRVSWLHETGLAVIYGLIVGAIIRYAGTTTPVIHLNVQADNDTKFNQSLPPDTLWLKFPGKLQPDHQNKIPNETYAYTFRGQVVQLEDNEMDLKATFDPEIFFNIILPPIIFYAGYSLKRKYFFRNLGAILTFAIIGTTISAFLIGVLMYGAVKLWPAALSNSFTFLDTLFFGALISPTDPLTILAIFSDLQVDVNLYALVFGESVLNDAVAIVLSGAIQNYGKHYSSTGGFELNAFFKALGNFGGIFMLSLIIGAAMGCITALLTKFTRVKDFPLLESALFVLMSYSTFLIAEATELTGVVSVLFCGICQAHYTYNNLSDDSRLRTKQIFELLNFLAENFIFSYIGVSMFTFPKHHFDPWFLTAGFVCAAIGRAANIYPLAFLLNLGRKPKISMNFQHMLFFAGLRGAMSFSLAFRNTVSEARQAMLTTTSMIVIVTVICQGGASNFLLKWLKIPVGVDDENEALNYQSIRSLYNSMENTTGDLENGETEAVQPQPAAAQPPRSHEKAVLARVWGNFDRNYMKPFLTHSRPTLLDTLPNCCSPIARLLTTTEQLTQERDIRHADSDSDLCINSNDNWGNASGNQHRNSIGRLEILETIECPVATRVRLSGIYGKNL
- the LOC119084097 gene encoding sodium/hydrogen exchanger 7 isoform X8, which codes for MFRLNKPFPVAILVSLVYICDNWLIFCNSEATDIELDAKANFNHRIDSLNLLLYTFLLTLTVLTIWLFKHHRVSWLHETGLAVIYGLIVGAIIRYAGTTTPVIHLNVQADNDTKFNQSLPPDTLWLKFPGKLQPDHQNKIPNETYAYTFRGQVVQLEDNEMDLKATFDPEIFFNIILPPIIFYAGYSLKRKYFFRNLGAILTFAIIGTTISAFLIGVLMYGAVKLWPAALSNSFTFLDTLFFGALISPTDPLTILAIFSDLQVDVNLYALVFGESVLNDAVAIVLSGAIQNYGKHYSSTGGFELNAFFKALGNFGGIFMLSLIIGAAMGCITALLTKFTRVKDFPLLESALFVLMSYSTFLIAEATELTGVVSVLFCGICQAHYTYNNLSDDSRLRTKQIFELLNFLAENFIFSYIGVSMFTFPKHHFDPWFLTAGFVCAAIGRAANIYPLAFLLNLGRKPKISMNFQHMLFFAGLRGAMSFSLAFRNTVSEARQAMLTTTSMIVIVTVICQGGASNFLLKWLKIPVGVDDENEALNYQSIRSDLENGETEAVQPQPAAAQPPRSHEKAVLARVWGNFDRNYMKPFLTHSRPTLLDTLPNCCSPIARLLTTTEQLTQGEVSGRHDN